Proteins encoded together in one Spodoptera frugiperda isolate SF20-4 chromosome 15, AGI-APGP_CSIRO_Sfru_2.0, whole genome shotgun sequence window:
- the LOC118279775 gene encoding uncharacterized protein LOC118279775 has protein sequence MRWFKKGEPPRLLAVTPDEPRPTRRSRIDLSPVRYPNRKSSSSSVETNFYNLSDQIIIVEKSPHRHRGETPVSRRISLQNGPTSPQESYNTSRKNRGGSLEKEYMVCREKRNPLLDKVKNTKLSCFKSNGPLRHGDDAASTSGSDCSGFGHVEDVTNCRYPSNYADSHIEFENHNPWVKMPNYDDDVFFVKNMTSPVECQWREGKSFTNRGTRCYSSGSECDRYHAIPKAGAKLSKSSDQIFNDDYEAYGDVPMALNPQKKTDKLKTKDGKDSVGPSSCLSAKLRAMSDRYLKSSTNRFLSKLYRQAGENDEEVNGSNDNILKTTSAATKSRKKRGGVKAKLRSFSYGALPGLEEFQKGHSVFHDDVYQISCDDENVLIQDCEDADSGILVNESAASSIFDSDRISSRCESSASQATHTLHPCHGRSVSGDQSYMKARTSGRMSRERKECPRPRPRHTQRALSLDRKEILRRMPKKENDYEEPQYLQLTEKQRMRQRDASQDCGIPPIPPCRKPSRGSRSDKTQNEFKVVRIIRNNPSDELGIFIAKTKLTDEGHVGYLVAHVVPGGLAEKEGTLRIGDELLNVNGRRLRDLTMSEAKEALKSGTADIDIVICRQREKSVDARQREPSQRSVILMRESSVDYENAIILGKEKRADKCDVKIVRRRSQDESACNHTALSAADESTDSAATAHSHFLKGQNASYSSMNNKLLRRQVVSYGGANKDALALSCAIDVVNVDTPDGIERTKSKDDSESETQTPNAANFCTLPRRPRAPTHTYHTITFEKGHGKKPLGFTIVGGRDSPRGPLGIFIKSILPSGQAIDDGRLKAGDEVLAVNGQACHELAHVEALALFKSVRSGPIELRVCRRVKNSQSTKAKSCTDLLNDDE, from the exons atCTATCCCCAGTGCGCTACCCGAATCGGAAAAGTAGCAGCAGCTCGGTGGAAACCAACTTCTACAATCTAAGCGATCAAATAATAATCGTTGAAAAATCTCCACATCGCCATCGCGGCGAGACTCCAGTTAGTCGGCGCATTTCGCTACAAAACGGCCCCACTTCACCAcaggaaagttataatacatcGCGCAAAAACCGCGGAGGCTCGCTAGAGAAAGAGTATATGGTTTGTCGAGAAAAGCGAAACCCGTTGCTCGATAAAGTAAAGAACACTAAACTATCTTGCTTCAAATCGAACGGTCCATTGCGGCACGGAGATGATGCCGCCTCTACATCTGGAAGTGATTGTAGCGGATTTGGACACGTAGAAGATGTCACTAATTGTCGATATCCAAGCAATTATGCTGACAGCCACATTGAATTCGAAAATCATAATCCTTGGGTCAAAATGCCCAACTACGACGATGATGTCTTTTTCGTTAAAAATATGACTAGTCCGGTTGAGTGTCAATGGAGGGAAGGCAAATCATTTACCAACAGAGGCACTCGATGTTACAGCTCCGGTTCAGAATGTGATCGATATCATGCAATACCTAAAGCCGGAGCAAAACTTTCTAAATCAAGCGatcaaatatttaatgatgACTATGAAGCATATGGCGATGTACCCATGGCACTCAACCCACAAAAAAAGACTGATAAACTTAAGACTAAGGATGGCAAAGATTCTGTAGGGCCCAGTTCATGTCTCTCGGCAAAATTAAGAGCTATGTCAGACCGATACCTGAAGTCATCAACAAACCGATTTCTATCAAAGCTTTACCGACAAGCGGGCGAAAATGACGAGGAGGTAAATGGAAGCaatgacaatattttaaaaacgacTAGTGCAGCTACCAAGAGTCGCAAGAAACGAGGTGGTGTCAAAGCTAAATTACGCAGTTTCTCGTATGGCGCTTTACCTGGTTTAGAAGAGTTCCAAAAAGGGCATTCGGTATTTCACGATGATGTATATCAAATATCATGTGATGATGAAAACGTGCTAATACAGGATTGTGAAGACGCAGATTCAGGCATTCTTGTTAATGAATCTGCTGCCTCCTCCATTTTCGATAGTGACAGGATATCGTCACGTTGTGAAAGTTCGGCCTCACAAGCGACACACACACTTCATCCTTGCCATGGTCGGAGTGTCTCTGGAGACCAGAGCTATATGAAAGCCAGAACATCAGGTAGAATGAGCAGAGAGAGGAAAGAATGTCCCAGACCTAGACCTAGACATACCCAAAGAGCTTTATCACTTGATCGTAAGGAAATTCTTAGGCGTAtgccaaaaaaagaaaatgattacGAAGAACCACAATACCTTCAGCTAACCGAAAAGCAGCGAATGCGACAAAGAGATGCCAGTCAAGATTGTGGTATTCCGCCAATCCCTCCTTGCAGAAAACCGAGCAGAGGTAGCAGGTCGGACAAAACACAAAATGAATTTAAAGTTGTCAGAATAATTAGGAATAATCCGTCAGATGAACTCGGAATATTTATTGCCAAAACCAAATTAACTGATGAAGGTCATGTGGGTTATCTAGTCGCGCATGTAGTTCCGGGTGGATTAGCtgaaaa GGAAGGCACACTACGCATAGGCGACGAACTACTAAATGTTAATGGTCGAAGACTTCGCGACCTCACCATGTCTGAAGCCAAAGAAGCTCTCAAGTCAGGAACGGCAGATATCGACATAGTGATTTGTAGGCAACGAGAAAAATCTGTAGACGCTAGACAAAGGGAACCGTCCCAAAGAAGCGTTATACTAATGAGGGAAAGTTCCGTGGACTACGAAAACGCAATTATATTAGGGAAGGAAAAACGGGCTGACAAATGTGACGTCAAAATAGTTCGACGTCGGTCGCAGGATGAGTCGGCGTGTAATCATACTGCGCTATCAGCGGCGGACGAGTCGACCGACAGCGCTGCGACGGCACACTCACACTTCCTCAAGGGCCAGAACGCAAGCTACAGCAGCATGAACAACAAGCTGTTGCGCCGGCAGGTCGTGAGCTACGGTGGCGCCAATAAAGATGCGCTCGCGCTCAGTTGTGCCATCGACGTCGTTAACGTCGATACGCCGGACGGTATTGAACGGACAAAAAGTAAAGACGACAGTGAGAGTGAAACACAAACGCCAAATGCAGCTAACTTTTGTACGTTACCACGGAGACCAAGGGCGCCGACTCACACCTACCACACCATCACGTTCGAGAAGGGCCATGGAAAGAAACCTCTCGGCTTCACTATTGTTGGAGGGCGCGACTCACCCAGGGGTCCCTTGGGCATATTCATCAAGAGCATCTTACCCTCAGGACAAGCCATTGATGATGGCAGGCTGAAAGCAG GAGACGAGGTACTTGCGGTGAATGGACAAGCATGTCATGAGCTGGCGCATGTAGAAGCACTAGCGCTCTTCAAGTCAGTGCGCAGTGGACCCATAGAACTTAGGGTCTGCAGACGAGTTAAGAATTCACA aTCAACCAAAGCCAAATCGTGCACAGACCTTCTCAATGATGACGAGTGA